TGCGAAGAGGTATTAGAAAAATATCGTAGTGCTGATTTCACTACGCTAACGATTCGTCCTGCCACCGTTTGCGGATACAGCCCGCGCCTGCGTTTGGATTTAACGGTGAACATTCTCACCAATCTTGCTGTGAACAAAGGAGAAATCACCGTGTTTGGCGGAGAGCAGAAGCGCCCGAATATTCACATTGAAGACATGACGGATTTATACATCATGCTGCTCGAACTTCCGAAAGAAAAAATTTCCGGAAAGATTTGGAATGCCGGTTATGAAAATCATAAGGTGAAAGAAATTGCGCAGATGGTGAAGAATGTTGTCGGGGAGAATGTGAACATCATCACCACTACCACCAACGATAACCGCTCGTATCATATTTCTTCCGAAAAAATAAAAAAGGATATTGGATTTGTCCCAAAGCATACCATTGAAGATGCGGTGAAAGATTTGAAAAATGCTTTTGAAAAAGGATTGATCCCGAATTCTTTTACTGACGATAAATATTTTAATGTGAAACTTATGCAACACATTAATTTGCAATAAAAAATATTGGAACGCTGATGACGCTGATAAGACTGATTTTCACGGATTTAATCTGCGTGCATCTGCAACATCTGCGTTATCCGCGTTCTATTTTCCTATGAAAGTACCATACATTAATTTAGCACTTCAGCATCAGGACATTAAGCAAGAACTTCTTTCTGCTGTTGAAAAAGTTTTGGTGAGCGGACAATTTATTCTGGGAGAAGAAGTAAAAAAGTTTGAAACAAGTCTTGCGAAGATTGCCGGAACAAAATACGCCATTGGCGTTGACAATGGAACAGATGCTTTGGTTCTTGCTTTAAAAGCGCTTGGAATCGGAAAAGGAGATGAAGTGATTACCGCTCCAAATTCTTTTCTGGCTTCCGCTTCGTGCATTTCTCTCGTTGGAGCAAAAATTGTTTTTGCCGATGTGCGCGATGATTTCAACCTTGACCCTGAAAAAGTGGAGAAAGCAATCACGAAAAAAACAAAAGCAGTCATAGCCGTTCATCTTACAGGCAGACCTGCCGGCATGGATGCGCTTCAAAAAATCTGTAAGCGAAAAAAAATCCATCTTATAGAAGATTGCGCGCAGGCAGTAAGCGCTGAATACAACGGAAAGCGTGTCGGTTCTTTCGGAATCGTAAACATATTTAGTTTGCATCCATTAAAAAATCTCAGCGCGGCAGGAGATGGGGGAGCGCTGACCACAAATAATGACAAACTTTACTCATGGCTTTCCCGCGCGCGCAATCACGGATTGAAAAACCGTGATGAATGTGATTTCTGGAGTATGAACTCGCGATTGGATAATCTTCAGGCGGCAATACTGAATGTGAAGCTGAACTATTTTGAACAGTGGACAGAGCGAAGAAGAAAAATTGCTGCTATCTATTATTCCCGATTGAAACATCTTGATATGATTGTTCCGCACGACCAACCGAATGAGAAAGCGGTATATCACACATTCATCATACAAACAAAATTCCGCGATGAGTTGAAAAAGTTTTTATCCGATAACGGAGTTGATTCAAAAGTTCATTATCCGATCCCGATTCATTTTCAGAAATCGGCAAAGAGTTTGGGATACAAGAAGGGAAGTTTTCCTGTAACTGAAAAGCAAGTAAAAACCATTTTGAGCTTACCCATCTACGCTGAACTCACCGATGAACAGGTGAATTATGTGTGCGATAAGGTAGTTGAGTTTTATAAATTGAAAAAGAATTAATGAAATTATGTCCCCCGCTGGCGGGGGCAGGTGTGTATAACAATCAGAGAACAAAAATCAGAAGAGCAATTACAACATGAATAACCCCTTGGAACAAAAATTTCTTTCGGTGCTTGAAAAGGACCGAAGCAAATTCATCAGCAAATGGATGATTGCCTGGGATTATCAGGAAATACGGAAGAAGCGTGGACTAAAATACAACGATGAACTTCCCGAAGATTTTTTTTCATATGGAGGGAAAGAAGATTTGGTGAAATGGATGAACTGGTTTCATTTTGATTTCCCCGATTATTTCCCTTCATCGCTTACAGAAGATTTGATTAAAGCAAGTTTGGAAAATGATAAAAGAATTCTCAGCAAGCTGAATCTCACTTATGATTTTCAGAATTATAATAAAAGAGTCGGAATTAATAACGCGCATGATTTTCTTTTTCCGAATTTCTATCCCGTTCCTGAAAGGAACAAAATAAAAAACATAATTGATTTTGGCGCAGGTTACGGCAGGCAGGCAAATCTTTTCACTTCAAAAATTTCTGAGTGCATTTATACAGCGGTTGACGCCATTCCAAATTCATATTGCCTGCAGAATTTATATTTCTCCCATCTCGACAAACCTTTTTACGAATACATCGACAGTCAGGATAATTTCAAAATAGAAAACAACAGGAAAGGAATTTATCATCTGCCAACCTGGAGAAAAGATTTATTGCCCGATAATTTTTATGACTTGGTAATGTGCGTTCAGGTTCTTCCTGAATTGAATTCTACGCTGGTACGTTCAATGCTGAAAGAGTTTCACCGTGCCCTCAAGCCCGGTGGAATGTTGTATATTCGTGACCATGCCAGTACGTGGAAACCCGCAGGGAAAATCAATGTGGACGAATTCCTTTCTGAGAATGGTTTTATACTTGAATTCAAGCCGCACATCATCAATGAAAAAGACCTGCACGGAATTCCGCGCATCTGGAGAAAAATTGATTCTGAAGTTGTGAAATCTCAAACGATGTCGTTTGACCGAAAACTAAAACAAACTATTGAAGATATTGATACGCTTTCTGGAGGATTGCTCCGAAAAGTTGTGAAGAAAGTAAAATCCCCGAAGGGGTAAACAAAATGAAAGCAATTGTAACAGGCGGCTGTGGATTCATCGGAAGCCACATGGTGGACAGGTTGGTTCAGGAAGGGTTTGAAGTTGTCATCATTGATAATCTTTCCAGCGGCTCTGTTAGGAATATTGAACAGCATCAGAATAATCCGCGCGTTCAGTTTGTGCATGCGGATATAAGCAATCACCTTGCGATTGAACCGCACTTCAAAAATGTTGACTGGGTTTTTCATCTTGCAGCGCTGGCTGATATTGTTCCGTCTATTGAACGCCCCATGGAATATTACAATTCAAATGCGAACGGAACTATCAATGTTCTGGAATCTGCACGCACACATGGAGTGAAAAAAATTGTTTACGCTGCATCGTCTTCCTGCTATGGAATTCCTGACAAGTATCCGACAAGCGAATCGGCAGAGATCCGTCCTCAATATCCTTATGCGCTTACAAAATATTTAGGTGAAGAACTTTGCATGCACTGGCATCAGGTGTATAAAATGAATATTGCATCGCTGAGATTTTTTAATATATACGGACCGCGCGCCCGCACTTCTGGAACATACGGAGCAGTATTCGGAGTTTTTCTCGCGCAGAAACTGGCTGGAAAACCTTTCACGGTGGTTGGAGACGGAAAGCAAACTCGTGATTTTACTTTTGTAACCGATGTGGTGAATGCCTGCTTCATGGCAGCGAAAAATGAAAACTCATCTGGAGAAATAATTAATGTAGGCAGCGGAAACACCTATAGCATTAATAAACTTGTAGAATTACTCGGTGGAAAAATAACGTATATCCCCAAACGCCCGGGCGAACCGGATTGTACCTTTGCTGATACAAAAAAAATACAAAGTGTTCTGAACTGGAAACCGAAAATAAGTTTTGAAGAAGGCGTTAAAATAATGCTTGACAACATTGACTACTGGCGCGAAGCTCCTGTGTGGGAGCCGGATTCCATTGCCAACGCTACGAAGGATTGGTTTAAGTATCTTAGCAAATAAAAACAGAACGCAGATGACACAGATAAAACAGATGAGAGCGGATAATACAGAGTTGCTACACAGCGACATCACTAAAAGAATTATTAAATGCTTCTATGAAGTTTATAATACGTTGGGTTATGGGTTTCTTGAAAAAGTTTATGAAACCGCTCTTTATCTTGAATTGAAAAATGAAAATCTTATTGTGGATAGACAAAGACCGATTGAAGTGTATTACAAAAATGAATTAGTTGGAAATTATTTTGCTGACCTGATAATTGAAAATAGTGTAATTGTAGAAATAAAGGCGGCAGAGGGAATTGCAGAGGAGCACGAATTTCAGTTAATAAATTATTTAAAGGCTACAGATATTGAAGTTGGATTACTCTTGAACTTTGGAAAGAAACCTGAATTCAAAAGAAAAATATTTTCAAATGATTCTGTGAAAATCCGTTAAATCAGCGTCATCAGCGTTCTATAAAAACATGAAATCAAAAATAATATCCTTAGAAGAACTTGGAAAGATTTCCGCGAAGCTGAAGATGAGCGGAAAAAAAATTGCGCAGTGCCACGGCTGTTTTGATCTGCTTCATCCCGGACATATAAAACATTTTGAAGCGGCAAAAAATGTGGCTGATGTGGTGGTGGTGACGCTAACTCCCGACCGCTTTGTGAATAAAGGACCCGGTCGTCCGGTCTTCAACGAAAAACTTCGCCTTGAATCTATTGCTGCGCTTGAAGCGGTTGATTATGTGGCGCTGAATAATTGGCCCACGGCAATTGAAACGGTAAAAATTGTGAAACCGGATTTTTATGTGAAAGGACAGGATTATAAAGACCGGGGAAAAGACATCACAGGAAATATTCAGAAAGAAGTAGATGCGGTGAAATCGGTCGGAGGAAAAATTTATTTCACGGAAGAAATTACTTTTTCTTCTTCTTCCTTAGTGAATGCGCATTTCAGTCCGCACAGCGATAAGGCAAAAGAATATCTTACCGCATTCAGAAAAAAACATTCCGCGGAAAAAATAATTTCTGAGATTGACAAACTGAAGGATGTAAAAGTGCTGGTGATTGGCGATACCATTATTGACGAATACCATTACTGCCTCCCGCTCGGAAAATCCACCAAGTCGCCAAATATTTCAGCAGTATATCTTCGGGAAGAAGTTTTTGCTGGCGGAGTGCTGGCTGTGGCAAATCACCTGGAACAGTTTGCCGGCAAGGTGGAACTTGTTACTATTCTGGGAAAAGAAAACTCCCGTCAGAAACTGATTGACGATAAATTATCTTCAGGCATTGAAAGAAAATATTTTTTCAGAAAAGATTCTCCTACCAACTGCAAGCGCAGGTATCTTGACCGCTACCTCAACATAAAACTTTTTGAAATCACTTTCATAAATGATAAACATATTGAAAAAGAACTGGAAGAAGAAGTGATTTCTCATCTGAGAAAAAAGATAAAAGACTATGATGTGGTGCTGGTCGCTGATTTCGGACATGGATTTATTTCCCCCGGCATTATTAAATTCCTGGAAGGTTCAGAAAAATACCTTGCCATCAACGCGCAGACCAACAGTAACAATTACGGATACAACTACATTACCAAATATCACCGCACAGATTATATTTCCATTGACGAGCGCGAACTGCGTTTGCCATTTGGGGATAATTACGGAGAATTAGAAAAGATAGTTGACCAACTGAAAAAAATAACTAACGCGAAAAAAATTCAAATCACGCTCGGGCAGCAGGGAACGATG
This window of the Bacteroidota bacterium genome carries:
- a CDS encoding class I SAM-dependent methyltransferase, which encodes MNNPLEQKFLSVLEKDRSKFISKWMIAWDYQEIRKKRGLKYNDELPEDFFSYGGKEDLVKWMNWFHFDFPDYFPSSLTEDLIKASLENDKRILSKLNLTYDFQNYNKRVGINNAHDFLFPNFYPVPERNKIKNIIDFGAGYGRQANLFTSKISECIYTAVDAIPNSYCLQNLYFSHLDKPFYEYIDSQDNFKIENNRKGIYHLPTWRKDLLPDNFYDLVMCVQVLPELNSTLVRSMLKEFHRALKPGGMLYIRDHASTWKPAGKINVDEFLSENGFILEFKPHIINEKDLHGIPRIWRKIDSEVVKSQTMSFDRKLKQTIEDIDTLSGGLLRKVVKKVKSPKG
- a CDS encoding SDR family oxidoreductase, with translation MKAIVTGGCGFIGSHMVDRLVQEGFEVVIIDNLSSGSVRNIEQHQNNPRVQFVHADISNHLAIEPHFKNVDWVFHLAALADIVPSIERPMEYYNSNANGTINVLESARTHGVKKIVYAASSSCYGIPDKYPTSESAEIRPQYPYALTKYLGEELCMHWHQVYKMNIASLRFFNIYGPRARTSGTYGAVFGVFLAQKLAGKPFTVVGDGKQTRDFTFVTDVVNACFMAAKNENSSGEIINVGSGNTYSINKLVELLGGKITYIPKRPGEPDCTFADTKKIQSVLNWKPKISFEEGVKIMLDNIDYWREAPVWEPDSIANATKDWFKYLSK
- a CDS encoding adenylyltransferase/cytidyltransferase family protein — protein: MKSKIISLEELGKISAKLKMSGKKIAQCHGCFDLLHPGHIKHFEAAKNVADVVVVTLTPDRFVNKGPGRPVFNEKLRLESIAALEAVDYVALNNWPTAIETVKIVKPDFYVKGQDYKDRGKDITGNIQKEVDAVKSVGGKIYFTEEITFSSSSLVNAHFSPHSDKAKEYLTAFRKKHSAEKIISEIDKLKDVKVLVIGDTIIDEYHYCLPLGKSTKSPNISAVYLREEVFAGGVLAVANHLEQFAGKVELVTILGKENSRQKLIDDKLSSGIERKYFFRKDSPTNCKRRYLDRYLNIKLFEITFINDKHIEKELEEEVISHLRKKIKDYDVVLVADFGHGFISPGIIKFLEGSEKYLAINAQTNSNNYGYNYITKYHRTDYISIDERELRLPFGDNYGELEKIVDQLKKITNAKKIQITLGQQGTMLYEKNKFSYTPAFATSVRDSVGAGDAVLSVTALCSYKNVSNDVTGFIGNCVGSLAVQIIGNEHPVYKKDLTKYIQHFLK
- a CDS encoding DegT/DnrJ/EryC1/StrS family aminotransferase — translated: MKVPYINLALQHQDIKQELLSAVEKVLVSGQFILGEEVKKFETSLAKIAGTKYAIGVDNGTDALVLALKALGIGKGDEVITAPNSFLASASCISLVGAKIVFADVRDDFNLDPEKVEKAITKKTKAVIAVHLTGRPAGMDALQKICKRKKIHLIEDCAQAVSAEYNGKRVGSFGIVNIFSLHPLKNLSAAGDGGALTTNNDKLYSWLSRARNHGLKNRDECDFWSMNSRLDNLQAAILNVKLNYFEQWTERRRKIAAIYYSRLKHLDMIVPHDQPNEKAVYHTFIIQTKFRDELKKFLSDNGVDSKVHYPIPIHFQKSAKSLGYKKGSFPVTEKQVKTILSLPIYAELTDEQVNYVCDKVVEFYKLKKN
- a CDS encoding GxxExxY protein; translation: MTQIKQMRADNTELLHSDITKRIIKCFYEVYNTLGYGFLEKVYETALYLELKNENLIVDRQRPIEVYYKNELVGNYFADLIIENSVIVEIKAAEGIAEEHEFQLINYLKATDIEVGLLLNFGKKPEFKRKIFSNDSVKIR
- a CDS encoding SDR family oxidoreductase — encoded protein: MQNVFITGGAGYVGAVLVPKLLTKGYKVTVLDLMIYGEEVLPKHPNLKSIKGDIRDQKLLKELLPGHDAVIHLACISNDPSFELNPTLGKSINLDAFEPLVKISKDSGVKRFMYASSSSVYGIKEESNVHEGMKLEPLTDYSLFKAQCEEVLEKYRSADFTTLTIRPATVCGYSPRLRLDLTVNILTNLAVNKGEITVFGGEQKRPNIHIEDMTDLYIMLLELPKEKISGKIWNAGYENHKVKEIAQMVKNVVGENVNIITTTTNDNRSYHISSEKIKKDIGFVPKHTIEDAVKDLKNAFEKGLIPNSFTDDKYFNVKLMQHINLQ